In a genomic window of Streptomyces sp. NBC_01231:
- a CDS encoding recombinase family protein — protein MSGTQTDFGDRATMEGRAMFGMLSVLAELQRELIVANTNDGLASARARGRVGGRQPKLTADQAELAQQLYDAREKTVQQIADMFSVPRSTVYGHLDKAKTVPRQPKKTTTGKC, from the coding sequence ATGAGCGGCACACAAACTGACTTCGGAGACAGGGCCACCATGGAAGGCCGGGCCATGTTCGGGATGCTCAGCGTGCTCGCGGAGCTCCAGAGAGAGCTGATCGTGGCGAACACGAACGACGGGCTCGCCTCCGCGCGGGCCCGCGGCCGGGTCGGTGGGCGCCAGCCGAAGCTCACAGCCGACCAGGCTGAGCTCGCCCAGCAGCTCTACGACGCCCGGGAGAAGACCGTCCAGCAGATCGCCGACATGTTCAGCGTGCCCCGTTCCACGGTGTACGGGCACCTCGACAAGGCCAAGACCGTTCCCCGCCAGCCGAAGAAGACGACGACCGGCAAGTGCTGA